Proteins encoded in a region of the Leishmania panamensis strain MHOM/PA/94/PSC-1 chromosome 15 sequence genome:
- a CDS encoding hypothetical protein (TriTrypDB/GeneDB-style sysID: LpmP.15.0140) — MPKANKHAEVKPSKYKTSLCRFFFRGEECPYAGRCAFAHGEHELQTESKNVELLKATGLQRLDGLHTQEIAVVESHTPSINSVTDSSPSESLVLSEPETPTSPVVRLRRRTVMVSLPKNNRRSEMYQSPYNATQYDPCYGEYSRVEYGYLTQPAPQPVYHVQTIESSHAGLYASSNTHDNQYCACRFSATCSQGQPSKYRHNPYGMTGRIAQCA; from the coding sequence ATGCCAAAGGCCAACAAACATGCTGAGGTGAAACCCTCCAAGTACAAGACAAGCTTgtgccgcttcttcttcagaGGCGAGGAGTGCCCGTACGCCGGCCGCTGCGCTTTTGCACACGGTGAACACGAGCTGCAAACCGAGTCGAAGAACGTGGAGCTGCTCAAGGCTACGGGGCTACAGCGCCTCGATGGCCTACACACGCAGGAGATTGCCGTAGTCGAGTCCCACACGCCGTCTATTAACTCTGTCACCGACAGCAGCCCATCCGAGTCGCTGGTGCTCTCTGAGCCAGAGACTCCGACATCTCCCGTGGTACGCCTGCGGCGTCGCACCGTTATGGTGTCGCTGCCGAAGAACAACAGGCGCAGCGAGATGTACCAGTCTCCGTACAACGCAACGCAGTATGATCCTTGCTACGGCGAGTACAGCCGCGTCGAGTACGGCTACCTGACGCAGCCGGCACCGCAGCCGGTGTACCACGTGCAAACCATCGAGTCGTCGCACGCCGGCCTTTACGCTTCGAGCAACACCCACGACAACCAGTACTGCGCCTGCCGTTTCTCAGCTACGTGTAGCCAGGGCCAGCCGTCCAAGTACCGGCACAACCCTTACGGCATGACGGGCCGCATTGCGCAGTGCGCGTAA
- a CDS encoding hypothetical protein (TriTrypDB/GeneDB-style sysID: LpmP.15.0160), whose translation MTKNRRHDIVKPSKYKTSICTFFRREEGCPFGEKCAFAHGEDELRSEPKDTASLPEASAADGVTPAAAPLLTFDSTPSEHVNARAALGDEQHSDALAQQGQHDSSATTVTPAEAKRKAKKRGFDVPSTPSGNTQGLPGGGLGGSSGAARGDAPATRGRILPKRRQPLPPPPPSSLPGHGSMLPTAFGLSAAQPPLPPPRPPSFALPGDFGGLAYAGMPAVMSGMPHYIPVMGHHPFSAINDNQHAINVAPVMLSPTSYATLQPTMQLPPPPVPALSSSAPSGVTGPASGAAVANALPSGDAKRRQRQPLRPVVNSTTMTHSTGRHPTNAFAMVSDEVATAPYVYGLMAAAGVLLNSSSAPASNARASSGMNYPPSDPSCVAAFGGFAATPSLHPSTGPMPDSSDSGVRNSRRTPPTTVRSNAPAAQLPPPNFVTAAPALTTAVQHRLNSASNCQSGSASSTVIGDSLWGSTERSVHPLTPSLSSRTDVATSFTDRCGSSAEDYSAILSSLGIGGSSYTTIPLNRFICERGTTSNEDDVSVEGDFDWTAAVERWLSTAREDGVGDRATTASAENPPTVGAMAVPTDVSSTASTPEASTTTAKRLAAVATTYHPQGGRSVLAALNGNPVLMDVELKNKASSTSSPATEARRRPAAAVCQVSRAAGGIASQAPRRAPVMKNQFKSSCAAEADSGAVLLYCAEKNTFVYIASGSSGTAVAMTPGKRRGQVVAAATASSAAPSQRAVKSPVAAVRAWQALAQSLDNPSTAGHHDILGVHVRFVPGRRKRSVLEEVPDEEAEYCI comes from the coding sequence ATGACCAAGAACCGCCGACACGACATCGTGAAGCCCTCCAAGTATAAGACGTCGATCTGCACGTTCTTCCGTCGCGAGGAAGGCTGCCCGTTCGGTGAAAAGTGCGCCTTTGCCCATGGAGAGGATGAGCTGCGGTCGGAGCCGAAGGACACGGCCTCACTGCCGGAGGCATCGGCAGCAGATGGAGTGACACCAGCGGCCGCCCCGCTGTTGACATTTGACTCGACCCCCTCAGAGCACGTTAATGCGCGAGCAGCTTTAGGAGATGAGCAACACAGCGACGCGCTGGCACAGCAGGGGCAGCATGACTCATCTGCCACTACGGTCACTCCTGCCGAGGCGAAGCGGAAGGCCAAGAAGAGGGGATTTGATGTGCCTTCGACGCCGTCTGGAAACACCCAGGGTCTCCCTGGCGGCGGCCtcggtggcagcagtggcgcagccAGAGGAGACGCCCCCGCCACTCGAGGGCGCATCTTGCCGAAGCGTCGTCAGCCGCtacccccgccgccgccgtcgtctctTCCTGGGCACGGGTCGATGCTACCCACCGCGTTTGgcctctctgctgcccaACCACCGCTCCCGCCACCGAGGCCTCCTTCATTTGCTCTTCCCGGCGACTTTGGTGGTCTAGCGTACGCTGGCATGCCGGCGGTGATGTCAGGAATGCCCCACTACATCCCTGTGATGGgccaccaccccttctcGGCCATCAATGATAACCAGCACGCCATCAACGTAGCCCCTGTAATGCTCAGCCCTACGTCGTACGCGACTCTGCAGCCCACCATGCagctaccaccaccaccggtgCCTGCATTGAGCTCTTCTGCGCCGTCAGGTGTGACCGGACCGgccagcggtgccgccgttGCAAATGCGCTACCGAGCGGGGATGCGAagcgccggcagcgccagccccTGCGACCCGTGGTGAATAGTACCACCATGACACACAGCACCGGCCGGCACCCAACCAATGCATTTGCGATGGTGTCGGATGAGGTGGCCACAGCGCCATATGTCTACGGCCTTATGGCTGCAGCCGGTGTACTCTTGAACTCTTCCTCGGCACCGGCGAGCAATGCACGagcgagcagcggcatgaACTACCCGCCTTCTGATCCATCGTGTGTTGCGGCCTTTGGGGGTTTTGCTGCAACGCCTTCACTACATCCTTCGACGGGGCCGATGccagacagcagcgacagcggtgtTCGTAACTCTCGGCGTACGCCACCAACAACGGTCAGGAGCAACGCCCCTGCAGCGCAGTTGCCTCCGCCGAACTTCGTGACAGCCGCGCCGGCACTGACGACTGCTGTGCAGCATCGACTGAATAGTGCGAGCAACTGTCAGAGTGGCAGCGCTAGCAGCACGGTGATCGGCGACAGCTTGTGGGGCTCAACGGAAAGAAGCGTTCACCCCTTGACCCCGTCTCTGTCCAGCCGCACAGATGTTGCCACCTCGTTTACTGATAgatgcggcagcagtgcggagGACTACAGCGCCATCTTGTCAAGCCTCGGCATTGGCGGCTCCTCGTATACAACCATCCCCCTCAACCGGTTCATCTGCGAGCGTGGCACTACCAGTAACGAGGATGACGTCAGCGTGGAAGGAGACTTTGACTGGACAGCTGCGGTGGAGCGTTGGTTGTCGACGGCTCGCGAGGATGGCGTGGGGGACAGGGCGACGACAGCATCGGCGGAAAATCCGCCGACCGTCGGCGCCATGGCTGTACCGACGGATGTCTCAAGCACCGCCTCGACTCCTGAAGCaagcaccaccacggcgaAGAGGCTGGCAGCGGTAGCAACAACGTACCACCCGCAGGGCGGCCGCTCCGTCTTGGCCGCACTTAACGGTAATCCAGTCCTCATGGACGTGGAGCTAAAGAACAAAGCGTCTAGCACGTCTTCGCCAGCAACGGAGGCGAGGCGCagaccggcggcggcggtgtgccaGGTGTCACGGGCGGCGGGTGGCATAGCTTCgcaggcgccgcgccgcgcccCCGTCATGAAGAACCAATTTAAGAGCTCCtgcgcggcggaggcggactccggcgcggtgctgctctacTGCGCTGAGAAGAATACGTTTGTGTACATCGCCTCTGGTAGCTCAGGGACGGCAGTGGCAATGACTCCAGGGAAGCGTCGTGGCCAGGTTGTTGCAGCGGCTACGGCGAGTAGTGCTGCGCCATCCCAGCGCGCAGTAAAATCGCCCGTTGCAGCTGTGAGGGCCTGGCAGGCGCTTGCTCAATCTCTGGACAACCCCAGCACCGCTGGCCACCACGACATCCTCGGCGTTCATGTGCGCTTCGTCCCTGGACGTCGGAAGCGTTCAGTGTTGGAAGAGGTGCCTGACGAAGAGGCCGAGTATTGTATCTAA
- a CDS encoding protein phosphatase 2C, putative (TriTrypDB/GeneDB-style sysID: LpmP.15.0170) has translation MVMKMPVNKKSSNANGSGSKHGNGHKGVVVKVKKQAVEEDFEKFLSDLSKTTQHIGKERKDRLLKEERLREDQRKKHADLAKQRSTNELENALINRQKRMQLQQLLAELISAQRPFGSKPVTDFHGETHTDNPNFDVAVGDMQGWRAQMEDAHLVNVNFLSASADRKEGLFGVFDGHSGVQSATLCSRIFSKTAERYATLVGDQHHTIDFQNTFLEVDEHLQAALGDGGSGCTAVIVYVSPEAITCAWVGDSRALLCRSGNAFDLSHDHKPDVAAEKERIEAAGGFVQDNRVNGQLAMSRAMGDFVYKKDKQRDVAHQLVVAVPDVITTKRSDTDSYVVIACDGVFDVMSNEELIDFINNKKASGMSNVDTCRSVCNRCLAPSSPEGGPAVAEGTDNMTIMIVDLK, from the coding sequence ATGGTGATGAAGATGCCTGTTAATAAAAAGAGCAGCAATGCGaatggcagcggcagcaagcaCGGAAATGGTCATAAGGGCGTCGTTGTAAAGGTGAAGAagcaggcggtggaggaggattTCGAGAAATTCCTGTCTGACCTCTCGAAGACAACGCAACACATTGGCAAGGAGCGAAAGGATAGGttgctgaaggaggagaggttGCGCGAGGACCAGCGCAAGAAGCACGCTGACttggcgaagcagcgctccACAAATGAGTTGGAGAATGCGCTCATCAACCGCCAGAAGCGtatgcagctgcagcagctgcttgcggAGCTCATTAGCGCGCAGCGTCCCTTCGGCAGTAAGCCTGTAACGGACTTCCATGGCGAGACGCACACCGATAATCCCAACTTTGATGTCGCGGTGGGTGACATGCAGGGCTGGCGCGCACAGATGGAGGATGCACACCTGGTGAATGTAAACTTCCTGTCTGCCAGTGCGGATAGAAAGGAGGGCTTGTTCGGCGTCTTCGACGGCCACTCTGGTGTGCAGAGCGCCACCCTGTGCAGCCGGATCTTCTCCAAGACAGCGGAGAGGTATGCAACACTGGTGGGCGATCAACACCATACCATTGACTTCCAGAATACCTTCCTTGAGGTCGATGAACACCTCCAAGCCGCGCTCGGCGATGGCGGATCTGGTTGCACGGCGGTCATTGTGTACGTGTCTCCTGAGGCGATTACATGCGCGTGGGTTGGCGACTCGCGTGCGTtgctgtgccgcagcggcaacgccTTCGACCTGTCGCATGACCACAAGCCGGACGTGGCGGCTGAAAAGGAGCGCATCGAGGCGGCCGGCGGCTTTGTGCAGGATAACCGCGTGAACGGGCAGCTGGCCATGAGTCGCGCCATGGGCGACTTTGTGTACAAGAAGGACAAACAGCGCGATGTGGCGCACcagctggtggtggcggtgcccgACGTGATCACGACGAAGCGGAGCGACACGGACTCGTACGTGGTCATTGCGTGCGACGGCGTATTCGATGTGATGAGCAACGAGGAGCTGATTGACTTTatcaacaacaaaaaagcgaGCGGCATGTCTAACGTCGACACCTGCAGGAGTGTGTGCAACCGATGCCTCGCACCGAGCTCGCCGGAGGGAGGCCCAGCCGTGGCGGAGGGCACAGACAACATGACTATCATGATTGTGGATCTCAAGTGA